The DNA region GGTCCACGACCGGACCGAGCGCCGCCAACGGCCGGTGCTGCGCGGCCCATTCGGCAGCCCGAGCGACGGCCAACCAGGCCCCTTCGCCGATCGGCTTCCGCACGGCCGGCTCGGCGCTGCCGTCGACCAGCACCAGTCCGGCGACCAGCTCGGGGCGTCGCCGAACGGCCGCCTCCGCATGGAAGGAAGCCATCGAGTGGGCGACAAAGACACCACCTGGATGCTGCTCGGCAAGCCCGATCAGAGTGTCGGTCTCCTCCGCCAGCGTCGGCAGCTGATCGGGCCAGGGCGTGCCGCCCATCCCAGGGCGATCGAGCCGCACGATCTGACGGCCGGGCAGGTGGCGCACCACTGGATCCCATACATAGGACGGCATCCCACAACCGCTGATCAGGATCAGTGGTGGTCCCTCGCCGCGCTCGATGGTGAGGTGCGCCGTCCGGGCTCCCAGCACCGCATCGCACTCCAGGATGGCTCCGGGCTGGGCACCGTCCATCGCCCCGGCAGGTGCCTCAGCCATGACGCTGCACCAAGGCGAGCCACGCAGCAGCCGCGGCGATCTCCGAACTCGGGTCGAGGTGCGCGACCGGGTCGGTGCCCACCTCCGTGCCCAGCGTCAGGCGATCGAGCACCTGCAGAGTGGCCTGTTGGGCCAACAAGGCCGCCGGCGCTCCCCAGGACCGAGTGACCTCGGGGTAGCCGTCTTCGGGCAGCATCCGGAGCACCGCGACCAGGTACGCGTGCTCGGTCACCGGTGGCGGTCGAAGCAGTCTCCCGGGCAGTCCGCCGCCCAGCGCGGCCCCCAGCACGCGTACCAGCTCGGATATCCGCTGATGGTGTCCCGGATCGGGTGGCAACAGCGGCAGGACGGCCAACAGCAGCTCCAGCTCGGCGGCCCGCCGAACCGCACTGATCCCAGGGTCCTGTTCCTCGCCACCCCGGTCGTCACGGCCCCTGTCGTCACCGTCACCCGTGTGCTGCGCAGCCCGCGCCACACACTGGGCAACCACGCTCGACACTCGACCGGCCGTCGACGATCCGAGCTCGCCGCTGGCCGTCGCCAGCACCATCCGCAGCACGGCCAGGCCGAGTCCTGGCATCGGCGGAGCGCCTTGGGCCAGCAGGATCTCTGCTTGCCGCACCGCTGCATCGACGACGTCGAGGTCACCGGTACGCCCGTGCTCGCCCAGCAGATAGAGCACGGATTGCGGGTTGGCGCCTCCGCCAGGAGCTGGGCCGTCGAGCAGTCGGGCGGTCAGCAGATCCAGCGCGTCGGACGCATCGTCGGCGTCCTCGAGTCCACCCGCGCCGAGCGCGGCCTGGAGCACGATCGCCGACGGCAGATCCTCGATCGCCACCACGCCGGCGGACGTCCGTGGTCGAGCCAGCATCGTGTCGGCCCAAGCCTGCAGCTGATCCGCCAGTGGACGCACCCAGCTGAGCTCCCACCGCACATCGCCCTCGGCCGAACGAAGCTCGATCTCATGACGGCCGGGGCTGGTGACGAAGACCTCCCGGCCCGCGAGGTCGGCCTCCTCGATGCTGTCCACCGCCACGTCGGGCGGCACGACAAGCGCCGCGTCGGGGTCATCGGGGAGCAGCGCGGACTCCCCGACCTCATAGACCGCGCGGGCAACGAGCACGTCCCGGCCCGGTCCAACGACTACCGACCGTGGTGTGGCGAGCAGTTCCCAGCGCAATTGCGCCACGTAGCGCTGGCCCGGCGTCAGCCGCAACCCACCGAACTCGATGTGTTCGGCCCCGATGCTCGCGGCAGCGCCGGCCGTCAGGCGCACGGTCAGCAGCGGGCCGTGGCCGTCCTCGGCTTGCGCGGTCCAGCAGATCCGAGAGCCGGCGGCGAGTGCCGAGACCCGGTGTCCCGGGGCCGGTCGCACTCGGAGCGGCAGCCGCTCCACCACCAGCGGCTCGGCTCCTGTGTTCACGATCAGCAGCCTGCTCGCCCATCCTGTGCTCAGGCTGTGCCGGAGATTGACACTGAGTGAGTTTTCGCGCCGTACGGTGATGTCGATCTCGTCGTCATCGATACCGACCTCCCGATCGAGCCAAGACTCGACCCCTCCCGCCACGATCGCCGGCGCGAGATCGACCTCGGCCAGAAAGGGCCGTTCCAGATGTCGGCGCTCGGCCACGGAGGTGATCCGACCCGTCTCGTCGACCGTCAAGCGCAGTCGGCCGGCCTGGCGTACGGTCGTGGCCGCACTCACCCGCGCCGCTGACATCGCCCGCACCAGAACAGGTTCCGAGCGGCCAGCACCTCGGTGCGCACTCGGCTGCCGCAGATGAAGCAGGCCTGGCCCGCCCGGCGATAGACATACACCTCACCGCCGTGGTCGTCGACTCGCGGTGGTCGCCCCATCGCCTCCGGCGTCTGCTCGGGCCGGACCGTGTCGATCCGTCCATCCCGGACGCCGATCGGCATCAGTTCGACCAGGTCGGACCAGATCGCCCGCCAGCTGCGCCGGGACAGCTGCTTGCCGGGCCGGTGCGGGTCGATCCGGTTCCGGAACAGCACCTCTGCCCGGTAGACGTTCCCGACGCCCGAGAGCACCGACTGATCCATCAGCAGGGCCGCGATGGGGCGGCCCGACCGGTTGATCTTCGCCCAAGCCAGCTCGGGGTCGGCCCCGGCCTGCAGCGGATCCGGCCCGAGCTTGGCGGTCATCGCCGCGACCTCCTCCGGCGTGACGAGAGCGCAGGCCTGCGGTCCCCGTAGATCGGCGACCGCGTCATCGGTGGCCAGTCGTACGCGGACCTCGCCTCGGACCGGAGCCGGCGGCCCGATGTCGAGTCCGCCGATCAGACCGAGATGGATGTACAGCGTGCGATCGTGCTCGAAATCACAGAACAGCTGCTTCCCGTGGGCCCACGCAGCGACCATGGTCGTGCCGTCGAGCAGAGCTGCGCTTGCAGCGAAGCGGCCCTGGGGACTGCTGACGCGTACGCTGCGCCCGCCGAAGCTGTCATTGAGCAGTCCGGCGAGGCGGTGCAGGGTGTGACCTTCGGGCATCTCACTGAATCTGTCGGTCTGAGGCCATAGGCTGACAACTATGACAGGTGCTCCTGCCCGCGGGGTCGACCCCCGCGAGCTCTGGCCCCGCGATTTCGGCCGCGACGGAGTCTCCGGACTTCTCACCCTGGATCGCGCGATGCGGGCGCGCGACATCTCCCGGCCCGATGACGAAGACGAGCGGATGGCCCTCGACGTGCTCGAGAAGCTACTGGCCCGCGTCGACGGCCGCCGCTAGACCCACCCCACTAGGTGACGACCACCTCGACAGCAACACCCAACGCCTCGTACGTCGCCCGCGCCCGCGCGTCCCTGGTCGCCAGGGTCGCGCCATGCTCACGAGCAGCCAGTGCCATCAAGCCGTCATAGGTGGCGCCTCCGGCAATCCCGCTGCCGGACAGCTCTCGGTGAACCGTCTGTGCTGCATCGGCGGACAACACCAGCACC from Microlunatus phosphovorus NM-1 includes:
- a CDS encoding alpha/beta fold hydrolase translates to MAEAPAGAMDGAQPGAILECDAVLGARTAHLTIERGEGPPLILISGCGMPSYVWDPVVRHLPGRQIVRLDRPGMGGTPWPDQLPTLAEETDTLIGLAEQHPGGVFVAHSMASFHAEAAVRRRPELVAGLVLVDGSAEPAVRKPIGEGAWLAVARAAEWAAQHRPLAALGPVVDRITVTAQSRRRLLDPMDSRSLTTYASADAVASVITEWAGYRRQANDLLQLRAETRWPIGLPVEVITAGRAGGGRWVAAQRELAELLGGNQTVLPDSRHLVMLDEPHRIASATEQVLAVIAERTERS
- a CDS encoding Fpg/Nei family DNA glycosylase, with product MPEGHTLHRLAGLLNDSFGGRSVRVSSPQGRFAASAALLDGTTMVAAWAHGKQLFCDFEHDRTLYIHLGLIGGLDIGPPAPVRGEVRVRLATDDAVADLRGPQACALVTPEEVAAMTAKLGPDPLQAGADPELAWAKINRSGRPIAALLMDQSVLSGVGNVYRAEVLFRNRIDPHRPGKQLSRRSWRAIWSDLVELMPIGVRDGRIDTVRPEQTPEAMGRPPRVDDHGGEVYVYRRAGQACFICGSRVRTEVLAARNLFWCGRCQRRG